The Caballeronia sp. TF1N1 genome includes a region encoding these proteins:
- the hpxZ gene encoding oxalurate catabolism protein HpxZ: MTPDTINDPATRASLEAAFDEYERALTTNDVSVLDTLFWNSPHTLRYGATENLHGYETIRAFRAMRPAKGLMRTVVDRTITTFGADFAVANITFSRADESRIGRQSQTWVRLNGQWRVVAAHVSWMDAS; encoded by the coding sequence ATGACTCCGGACACGATCAACGATCCCGCGACACGGGCGTCGCTCGAAGCCGCGTTCGATGAATACGAACGCGCGCTCACGACCAACGACGTCTCCGTGCTCGACACGCTGTTCTGGAACAGTCCGCATACACTGCGCTACGGCGCGACCGAAAACCTGCACGGCTACGAAACGATTCGTGCCTTTCGTGCGATGCGTCCGGCCAAAGGCCTGATGCGCACCGTCGTCGATCGGACGATCACGACCTTCGGTGCTGATTTCGCGGTCGCCAACATCACATTCTCGCGCGCGGACGAATCGCGTATTGGCAGACAGTCGCAAACGTGGGTGCGGCTCAATGGCCAATGGCGCGTCGTTGCCGCACATGTGAGCTGGATGGACGCGTCATGA
- a CDS encoding amidase — MMQNTLVQPGLHGAFVADGFDALPTEAWPSRISAKLTGQRLAVKDVFDIAGLRAGGGNPAWRAEQPVATRTALAVRGLLEEGAQWIGKTVTDELTYSLAGVNVHYGTPENPADAARVPGGSSSGSAVAVAAGHADVALGTDCGGSVRLPASYCGIWGMRPTHGRIATDGCLTLAHSFDTVGWFARDARTLIDAFEVLARSIVGTGDEAFALHVPRQLLACVDTDIESRFADSLQALRDAVTYVEPDASLADWARAFRVLQAGEIAQRHGQWAREHASSFGADVGARFATSLTVTPEQIAAAQRVRIRAIEAMTHALPSSTYWLVPTVPGVAPRADASAQTVDHARARSQQMLCVAGLAGLPQVNMPWASFDGAPVGLSIIGARGADENVLRVAQAVHEMTHQA, encoded by the coding sequence ATGATGCAGAACACTTTGGTTCAACCCGGATTGCATGGCGCATTCGTCGCCGATGGCTTCGATGCGCTTCCCACGGAAGCTTGGCCTTCGCGGATCAGCGCAAAGCTTACCGGCCAGCGTCTCGCCGTGAAAGACGTCTTCGATATCGCGGGCCTTCGAGCAGGCGGCGGCAATCCTGCGTGGCGCGCGGAGCAGCCTGTGGCTACACGCACCGCGCTGGCCGTTCGCGGCTTGCTCGAAGAAGGCGCGCAATGGATCGGCAAGACGGTCACGGATGAACTGACCTACAGCCTCGCCGGCGTGAACGTGCATTACGGCACGCCGGAGAATCCGGCCGATGCCGCGCGCGTTCCCGGCGGTTCGTCGTCAGGCTCGGCCGTCGCGGTCGCAGCCGGACATGCGGACGTCGCACTCGGCACCGATTGCGGCGGGTCCGTGCGATTGCCCGCGAGTTATTGCGGCATCTGGGGCATGCGCCCGACGCATGGACGTATCGCAACGGACGGCTGTCTGACGCTCGCGCATAGCTTCGATACGGTCGGCTGGTTCGCACGCGATGCGCGCACGCTGATCGATGCATTCGAAGTGCTCGCGCGCAGTATCGTCGGTACGGGCGATGAAGCGTTTGCGCTGCATGTGCCGCGTCAGTTGCTCGCGTGTGTGGATACGGATATCGAGTCGCGCTTCGCCGATTCGCTGCAAGCCTTGCGCGATGCAGTGACCTACGTGGAGCCCGATGCATCGCTCGCCGATTGGGCGCGAGCCTTCCGCGTGCTTCAGGCCGGGGAGATCGCGCAACGGCACGGACAGTGGGCGCGTGAACACGCATCGAGCTTCGGCGCCGATGTCGGTGCGCGCTTCGCGACGAGCCTGACCGTCACTCCCGAACAGATCGCGGCCGCGCAACGCGTGCGCATTCGTGCCATCGAAGCGATGACGCACGCATTGCCATCCAGCACGTATTGGCTCGTGCCGACGGTGCCGGGCGTGGCGCCACGCGCCGATGCGTCCGCGCAAACGGTCGATCATGCGCGCGCGCGTTCGCAGCAGATGCTGTGCGTCGCGGGCCTTGCGGGTCTGCCGCAAGTGAACATGCCGTGGGCCTCGTTCGATGGCGCGCCCGTGGGGCTGTCGATCATCGGCGCGCGCGGTGCGGACGAAAACGTGCTGCGTGTCGCGCAGGCCGTGCATGAGATGACTCACCAAGCCTAA